One segment of Spiroplasma kunkelii CR2-3x DNA contains the following:
- a CDS encoding cryptochrome/photolyase family protein — MNIFIFHRDFRIEDNLGLAQLANEEDKIYLLFIFTKEQIKANNYFSPRSFQAMVHCLKQLRKKVHVNFLKSENEQTGIKFLLDQGYKINKIYTNRDYTPFALNRSKAMRQLSKDYNFIYREFDDYVLIEPLTIKTTQNGYYTVFTPFWNKLKGHFNDNKIVTYKVKSFLPQQLKNLEILQDITNVKSSDFNLPLVAEKIKTAIFQLDQNYHQTRDFVDLETSTAKISTALKFGVISIRQCYLWSIEKFCVFDNAFARQLAWRDFYYQVTYNAQLHQQWSFSENWNKKITIDCINNPEWLQKWQNGETGYDFIDAGMKELKETGLLHNRARMVCASFLVKNLQIDWRKGEQYFAQQLIDYDPIINQCSWQWAAGTGFDAQPFFRIFNPELQQKKYDPTAKYCNKFLKNRPTINKIVDYKMSVKKALEIYKGK; from the coding sequence ATGAACATTTTTATTTTTCATCGTGATTTTAGAATTGAAGATAATCTTGGTCTTGCTCAGTTGGCTAATGAAGAAGATAAAATTTATTTATTATTTATTTTTACAAAAGAACAAATAAAAGCAAATAATTATTTTTCACCTCGTAGTTTTCAAGCAATGGTTCATTGTTTAAAACAATTAAGGAAAAAGGTTCATGTTAATTTTCTAAAAAGTGAAAATGAACAAACCGGAATTAAATTTTTATTAGACCAAGGTTATAAAATTAATAAAATATATACAAACCGTGATTATACACCATTTGCTCTTAACCGAAGTAAAGCAATGCGTCAGTTATCAAAAGACTATAATTTTATTTATCGTGAATTTGATGATTATGTATTAATAGAACCATTAACAATAAAAACTACTCAAAATGGATATTATACTGTTTTTACACCATTTTGAAATAAATTAAAAGGACATTTTAACGATAATAAGATTGTTACTTATAAGGTTAAATCCTTTTTGCCCCAACAATTAAAAAATCTTGAGATTTTACAAGACATTACAAATGTTAAATCTAGTGATTTTAATTTACCATTAGTAGCTGAAAAAATTAAAACAGCAATTTTTCAGTTAGATCAAAACTATCATCAAACTCGTGATTTTGTTGATTTAGAAACTAGTACAGCAAAAATTAGTACTGCTTTAAAATTTGGTGTTATTTCAATTCGACAATGTTATCTTTGAAGCATTGAAAAATTTTGTGTTTTTGATAACGCTTTTGCGCGTCAATTAGCATGGCGAGATTTTTATTATCAAGTAACTTATAATGCGCAATTACATCAACAATGATCTTTTAGTGAAAATTGAAATAAAAAAATAACAATTGACTGTATAAATAATCCAGAATGATTACAAAAGTGGCAAAATGGTGAAACTGGTTATGATTTTATTGATGCTGGAATGAAAGAGTTAAAAGAAACAGGGTTATTACATAATCGAGCAAGAATGGTTTGTGCTTCGTTTTTAGTTAAGAATTTACAAATTGATTGACGTAAAGGCGAACAATATTTTGCTCAACAGTTAATAGATTATGACCCTATTATAAATCAATGCTCATGACAATGAGCAGCAGGGACGGGATTTGATGCTCAACCATTTTTTCGAATTTTTAATCCTGAGTTACAACAAAAAAAATATGATCCAACAGCAAAATATTGTAATAAGTTTTTAAAAAACCGCCCCACAATTAATAAAATAGTTGATTACAAAATGTCTGTTAAAAAAGCGTTAGAAATTTATAAAGGTAAATAA
- a CDS encoding MOLPALP family lipoprotein: protein MKKLLAYLGSLTLLTTSVAPTIGCLNPESNAPPLRHYQPSLDALNSQVAKMAYISDQHKYDFNYLMYQFAQPMYLKDLPTQPAQQENFQEYNRYSELFSRYYGNAYLKSDLKTNLNLTNFFKPEQANKMISNVAQWGSQIFNIFTKKGLHGLLTLIANGHLLNEFLSPTILKFASDILDQETLISLLNAFDDSIYQGMTYQESLTSGMIGLVNAVNELTGKSGRFDYKNKTNLQATAYNYTTAFKTFGTTIVEIMQQKINFKFNLINNLTAISEVIRFSRIVLNYLQQFDANQDVTWNDIVRVRSASYQLDSKIDLQQIMRNLSQWLGDSTGKRLQTLMAILLQSSEHHQISPMLWKNLSFLVTEDLTPAGLSAFGKVIINIYQPLDLFGTKGYTGNLVWDLINTIAAGETLNDMVTFLTNSLVEKNLPANLKPIITKIVDNQNAVNDLFLELYHGDILGDILTMLLPNSSVSKIKNLKMVFTEPLQNWLPNNELTNFIKHKSIVEVCKEITASINEPVFIDAKDVYHLFDQFLTPTTNQSWLLRDALLNPDCFLEILGFKDKIIIDNSPLFYLNSILENIKGINGVFTTLTKYLTDFNKSQNVILQEMQKTIAKIDVTVLAQPMYNVFEYQINDKTITITVELHNNKYFISKIIMN, encoded by the coding sequence ATGAAAAAGTTATTAGCGTATTTAGGGAGTTTGACATTACTAACAACTTCAGTTGCCCCAACAATTGGGTGTCTTAATCCTGAAAGTAATGCTCCACCATTAAGACATTATCAACCAAGTTTAGATGCCTTAAATAGTCAAGTTGCCAAAATGGCTTACATTAGTGATCAACATAAATATGATTTTAATTATTTAATGTATCAGTTTGCTCAACCAATGTATTTAAAAGACTTACCAACACAACCAGCCCAACAAGAAAACTTTCAAGAATATAATCGCTATTCTGAATTATTTAGTCGATATTATGGGAATGCTTATTTAAAAAGCGATTTAAAAACAAATTTAAACTTAACCAATTTTTTTAAACCAGAACAAGCAAATAAAATGATTTCAAATGTTGCTCAATGAGGTTCACAAATTTTTAATATTTTTACTAAAAAAGGATTACATGGTTTATTAACATTAATTGCAAACGGTCATTTATTAAATGAGTTCTTATCACCAACAATTTTAAAATTTGCAAGTGATATTCTTGACCAAGAAACATTAATTTCTTTACTTAATGCTTTTGATGATTCAATTTACCAAGGAATGACTTATCAAGAATCCTTGACATCGGGAATGATTGGTCTTGTTAATGCTGTCAATGAATTAACAGGGAAGTCAGGACGATTTGACTATAAAAATAAAACAAATTTACAAGCAACAGCATACAACTATACAACAGCGTTTAAGACCTTTGGAACAACAATTGTCGAAATAATGCAACAAAAAATTAATTTTAAATTTAATCTAATTAATAATTTGACAGCAATTAGTGAAGTCATTCGGTTTAGTCGCATTGTCCTAAATTATTTACAACAATTTGATGCAAATCAAGATGTGACATGAAATGATATTGTCAGAGTTCGCTCGGCTTCTTATCAACTTGATTCAAAAATAGATTTACAACAAATTATGCGGAATTTATCACAATGATTAGGAGATTCAACCGGGAAGAGATTACAAACATTAATGGCCATTTTATTGCAAAGTTCTGAACATCATCAAATTAGTCCGATGCTTTGAAAAAATCTTTCCTTTTTAGTAACAGAAGATTTAACACCAGCTGGGTTATCCGCTTTTGGTAAAGTTATCATTAATATTTATCAACCCCTTGATTTATTTGGAACAAAAGGTTATACAGGAAATTTAGTATGAGATTTAATTAATACAATCGCGGCTGGTGAAACATTAAATGATATGGTTACTTTTTTAACAAACTCATTAGTTGAAAAAAACTTACCAGCAAATTTAAAACCAATTATCACCAAAATTGTTGATAATCAAAATGCGGTTAATGATTTATTCTTGGAATTATATCACGGTGATATCTTAGGTGATATTTTGACAATGTTATTACCAAATTCATCTGTTTCAAAAATTAAAAATTTAAAAATGGTTTTTACAGAACCATTACAAAATTGATTACCAAATAACGAATTAACTAATTTTATTAAACATAAAAGTATTGTTGAAGTTTGTAAAGAAATAACCGCATCAATAAATGAACCAGTATTTATTGATGCAAAAGATGTTTATCATCTATTTGACCAGTTTTTAACACCAACTACGAATCAGTCATGACTTTTGCGTGATGCCTTATTAAACCCAGATTGTTTTTTAGAAATATTAGGATTTAAAGATAAGATAATTATTGACAATAGTCCCTTATTTTATTTAAATTCTATTTTAGAAAACATCAAAGGAATCAATGGTGTTTTTACAACTTTAACAAAATATCTTACTGATTTTAATAAAAGTCAAAATGTTATTTTACAAGAAATGCAAAAGACGATTGCTAAAATAGATGTTACTGTTCTAGCACAACCAATGTATAATGTTTTTGAATATCAAATTAATGATAAAACTATTACAATTACTGTTGAATTACATAATAATAAGTATTTTATTAGTAAAATTATAATGAATTAA
- a CDS encoding HAD family hydrolase, producing MAKEYFAKLKIKTLIISCNGALIRDSLTNEILYQQSLPQALALAVLTKAIAANVVHIVYTANMVYGHPESGRIAFMVKYNAQLDNDGNWSFKNFIPF from the coding sequence ATGGCAAAAGAATATTTTGCAAAATTAAAAATTAAAACACTAATTATTTCCTGTAATGGGGCGTTAATTCGTGACAGTTTAACAAATGAAATATTATATCAACAATCTTTACCACAAGCATTAGCTCTTGCCGTGTTAACAAAGGCCATTGCAGCAAATGTTGTTCATATTGTTTATACTGCTAATATGGTTTATGGTCATCCTGAATCTGGTAGGATTGCTTTTATGGTAAAGTATAATGCCCAATTAGATAATGATGGAAATTGAAGTTTTAAAAATTTTATTCCCTTTTAA
- a CDS encoding DUF3688 family protein: MKKWINILETIGLTATITTTLISCEKSEKPNNNKEENKSITPKPQQPPEGSNWKLINNNNLVNEIQNINNKWYSVIFNFESYKIVKFCNSDYETDVDFNNLRLMKGNDGNLYLYEKWKSPLPIADIKFLVYRWDGKGEPQLPTINKNTGKIIDWKEQKGTK, translated from the coding sequence ATGAAAAAATGAATAAATATTTTAGAAACAATCGGATTAACAGCAACAATCACAACAACACTAATCAGCTGTGAAAAATCTGAAAAACCAAATAATAATAAAGAAGAAAATAAATCAATAACACCAAAACCACAACAACCACCAGAAGGTAGTAATTGAAAATTAATTAATAATAATAATTTAGTAAATGAAATTCAAAATATAAATAATAAATGATATTCAGTTATTTTTAATTTTGAATCTTATAAAATTGTTAAATTTTGTAATTCTGATTATGAAACTGATGTTGATTTTAATAATTTAAGATTAATGAAAGGAAATGATGGAAATTTATATCTATATGAAAAATGAAAATCTCCATTACCTATTGCAGATATTAAATTTTTAGTTTATCGTTGAGATGGTAAGGGTGAACCACAATTACCAACCATTAACAAAAACACCGGTAAGATTATTGATTGAAAAGAACAAAAAGGAACTAAATAA
- a CDS encoding IS481 family transposase: MKYIINNFNLFDLQAKFKNFLSKNYKNKYYKKIKQKIFSYINLCNDYYINNDKFLLKDLIKKYFKNKFSTFYYWANRILIAYKNNDFNKLLLKSTIPNNINYQYSKDVRQNICNLYFEYCNKCAGGVLSLFYNLKKGIHGEELKNKAPKNLKTFFRWLKKDERWLKIKNKIKEIKKQHPRYEVKEIGLLQMDAKYFVPSKFPVDKKYYVYDFIDEKTRLALGYVYDKLSIDNAIDSVKKAISDFKNIFGVKITRIRTDNGSEFINNYRNNQKNNVKETNFTQFLKDKNIFHQTTPVRSPQSNGKIQRFHQNYTKLFVFEEKILNVVSLQNKLNDYYYFYNFERIHKSLNFQTPFNFLNSLIK, from the coding sequence ATGAAATATATTATTAATAATTTTAATTTGTTTGATTTACAAGCAAAATTTAAAAATTTTTTAAGTAAAAATTATAAAAATAAATATTATAAAAAAATAAAACAAAAAATATTTTCATATATTAATTTGTGTAATGATTATTATATTAATAATGATAAATTTTTGTTGAAAGATTTAATTAAAAAATATTTTAAAAATAAGTTTTCAACTTTTTATTATTGAGCGAATAGAATTTTAATTGCATATAAAAATAATGATTTTAATAAATTGTTATTAAAGTCAACAATTCCTAATAATATTAATTATCAATATAGTAAAGATGTTCGTCAAAATATTTGTAATTTATATTTTGAATATTGTAATAAGTGTGCTGGTGGTGTTTTATCTTTGTTTTATAATTTAAAAAAAGGGATTCATGGAGAAGAATTAAAAAATAAAGCACCAAAAAATTTAAAAACATTTTTTCGTTGACTTAAAAAAGATGAAAGATGATTAAAAATAAAAAATAAAATTAAAGAAATTAAAAAACAACATCCAAGATATGAAGTTAAAGAAATAGGTTTATTACAGATGGACGCTAAATATTTTGTACCAAGTAAATTTCCAGTTGATAAAAAGTATTATGTTTATGATTTTATTGATGAAAAAACAAGATTAGCATTAGGATATGTTTATGATAAATTAAGTATTGATAATGCTATTGATTCTGTTAAAAAAGCAATTAGTGATTTTAAAAATATATTTGGTGTTAAAATAACACGGATTAGAACTGATAACGGTTCTGAATTTATTAATAATTATCGGAATAATCAAAAAAATAATGTTAAAGAAACTAATTTTACTCAATTTTTAAAAGATAAAAATATTTTTCATCAGACAACACCCGTTCGTTCTCCACAGTCAAACGGCAAGATTCAAAGATTTCATCAAAATTATACTAAATTATTTGTATTTGAAGAAAAAATATTAAATGTCGTTAGTTTACAGAATAAATTAAATGATTATTATTATTTTTATAATTTTGAAAGAATTCATAAGTCTTTAAATTTTCAGACACCATTTAACTTTTTGAATAGTTTAATTAAATAA
- a CDS encoding SGNH/GDSL hydrolase family protein, translating into MKRFFTLLAVLNVTTGSTNMVTSCTIEQGWHLNADDSLLLIGKDIDKSKAIDDAKSNLQFTNYYILGDSLSDSHGIEKLIKNSFKLDIKIGTDDPSDLENYQNGSFTNGNTVAVLLNDKLGFDEIKPGIPNDRDSDFGRNYAIAGATAADVAGTAGVLLNRVTIEKQAQALVTQHKLRSTDLVLFEIGGNDLFQIIDTTNPQVELQMMQQSVERIKIALFTLLNNGVRKILFSDAPNVSIIPRYNNNNQDSDENLKKRANNIATEFHSRVTKMIELANSYYNNAIRNWGLFDNLPVLMTEFKTRHPQGNVTVNFRSGLDLDFMKIIEEEKLNAQRNPALPFNANVDDYFFFDIVHPTREVHQLAMEHYYQTVKEWT; encoded by the coding sequence ATGAAAAGATTTTTTACTTTACTTGCTGTTTTGAATGTAACAACAGGGAGTACTAATATGGTTACGAGTTGTACGATTGAACAAGGCTGACATCTCAATGCTGATGATTCGTTATTATTAATTGGAAAAGATATTGATAAATCAAAAGCAATTGATGATGCAAAAAGTAATTTACAATTTACAAATTATTATATTTTAGGGGATAGTTTAAGTGATTCGCATGGAATTGAAAAACTAATAAAAAATAGTTTTAAATTAGATATTAAAATTGGAACTGATGATCCAAGTGATTTAGAAAATTATCAAAATGGCAGTTTTACAAATGGAAATACAGTAGCTGTTTTATTAAATGATAAACTTGGTTTTGATGAAATTAAACCAGGAATTCCAAATGATCGTGATAGTGATTTTGGACGCAATTATGCAATTGCTGGGGCAACTGCTGCAGATGTTGCAGGAACAGCAGGGGTATTATTAAATCGTGTTACAATTGAAAAACAAGCTCAAGCATTAGTTACCCAGCACAAATTGCGTTCTACAGACTTAGTTTTATTTGAAATAGGAGGCAATGATTTGTTTCAAATTATTGATACAACAAATCCGCAGGTGGAGTTACAAATGATGCAACAAAGTGTTGAACGAATTAAAATAGCATTATTTACCTTATTAAATAATGGGGTTCGAAAAATATTATTTTCTGATGCACCAAATGTCAGTATAATTCCACGTTATAATAACAATAACCAAGATTCGGATGAGAATTTAAAAAAACGTGCAAATAATATAGCAACCGAATTTCATTCTCGTGTAACAAAAATGATTGAGTTAGCAAATAGCTATTACAATAATGCAATTCGAAATTGAGGACTATTTGATAATTTACCTGTTTTAATGACAGAATTTAAAACGCGTCATCCGCAGGGCAATGTAACAGTTAATTTTAGATCAGGATTAGATTTAGATTTTATGAAAATTATTGAAGAAGAAAAGTTAAATGCGCAACGTAATCCAGCATTACCATTCAATGCTAATGTTGATGATTATTTCTTTTTTGACATTGTTCATCCAACAAGAGAAGTTCATCAGTTAGCAATGGAACATTATTATCAAACTGTAAAGGAGTGAACTTAA
- a CDS encoding DUF2649 family protein — protein sequence MQNDWIKLKEFFIHIFLFIDKTNIESITMWNLTQNEYLTLMVGIWIVILLLTWFFLWMVFKIVRYFK from the coding sequence ATGCAAAATGATTGAATTAAATTAAAAGAGTTTTTTATTCATATATTTTTGTTTATAGATAAAACAAATATTGAAAGTATTACAATGTGAAATTTAACTCAAAATGAATATTTAACTTTAATGGTTGGTATTTGAATTGTTATTTTGTTATTAACTTGGTTTTTCTTGTGAATGGTTTTTAAGATAGTTAGGTATTTTAAATAA
- a CDS encoding spiroplasma phage ORF1-like family protein, which produces MLKSELLKISLLIKELICIIASMPGVKQVNELASGVGKVFETVYSFFSQIFEVWKFNPALYSTITNIFLLIIFMKFVRLI; this is translated from the coding sequence TTATTAAAAAGTGAATTATTAAAAATTAGTTTATTAATTAAAGAACTAATTTGTATTATTGCTAGTATGCCGGGAGTTAAACAAGTTAACGAGTTAGCGAGTGGTGTTGGCAAGGTTTTTGAGACAGTATATAGTTTTTTTAGTCAAATATTTGAGGTATGAAAATTTAATCCTGCATTGTATAGTACAATAACAAATATTTTTTTATTAATTATTTTTATGAAATTTGTGCGATTAATATAA
- a CDS encoding HAD hydrolase family protein — MMEIEVLKILFPFNSSTELDQVQTIYHFFKAAADGVFSQKDLFDIQALNINKSHAFKKLCALKGYDPQQFFYGDNYNDLELAKIIGYTVAMGNSVLELKKNC; from the coding sequence ATGATGGAAATTGAAGTTTTAAAAATTTTATTCCCTTTTAATTCATCAACTGAATTAGATCAAGTCCAAACGATTTATCATTTTTTTAAAGCTGCAGCTGATGGTGTTTTCTCTCAAAAAGATTTGTTTGATATTCAAGCATTAAATATTAATAAGAGTCATGCTTTTAAAAAATTATGTGCTTTAAAAGGGTATGATCCACAACAATTTTTTTATGGGGATAATTATAATGATCTTGAACTTGCTAAAATTATTGGTTATACTGTTGCGATGGGGAATAGTGTCTTAGAATTAAAAAAAAATTGCTAA
- a CDS encoding YqeG family HAD IIIA-type phosphatase — protein MAKNIFGKKKNRNLLLNYFKPSIYVKNVNKINLESLKKHGIKVFICDLDNTLTPFYRGIPNTDNLNLIQKIKELGMIFVLVSNNARKRVERFAQKAGIEHYYWNAKKPLLKYFRVISRQFNTNPHEMIMVGDQLITDVLFANRAHMESILVVPVTGVNESNRLMRLLENLLYKRLAQKNILHKGFFDEGEYGLDYDIL, from the coding sequence ATGGCAAAGAATATTTTTGGTAAAAAAAAGAATCGCAATTTATTACTAAATTATTTTAAACCATCCATTTATGTGAAAAATGTTAATAAAATTAATCTTGAATCATTAAAAAAACATGGAATTAAAGTCTTTATTTGTGATTTAGATAATACTTTAACCCCATTTTACCGTGGTATTCCGAATACTGATAATTTAAATTTAATTCAAAAGATCAAGGAATTAGGGATGATTTTTGTGTTAGTATCAAATAATGCCCGAAAACGAGTTGAACGGTTTGCACAAAAAGCGGGTATTGAACATTATTATTGAAATGCTAAAAAACCATTATTAAAATATTTTCGTGTGATTTCACGGCAATTTAATACTAATCCTCATGAAATGATTATGGTTGGTGATCAATTAATTACGGATGTTTTATTCGCTAATCGAGCCCACATGGAAAGCATTTTAGTTGTCCCAGTAACAGGTGTTAATGAATCAAACAGATTAATGCGTTTATTAGAAAATTTACTTTATAAACGGTTAGCTCAAAAAAATATTTTACATAAAGGTTTCTTTGATGAAGGAGAATATGGATTAGACTATGATATCTTATAA
- the yqeH gene encoding ribosome biogenesis GTPase YqeH, whose amino-acid sequence MISYKKCPGCGVILQTTTPNNLGYVETLTQDYCYRCFRLTHYNELVTYNITAIDFLAKLRQDYHLNWHYFYVLDVYDLDGTRNLELEQLLQNNKVTLIINKIDLVNKLINANKIITYISELFRNSVLFSKIEDIILVSGLKNYGLDELWRYIKRQDNDLVFVGSSNTGKSTLLNSLIKLINKKQKITVSNNLATTLDKIVVNLGTRQKVYDTPGIINKHSLLPYLAENNKNMLTKQLLKPITFQLSAEQTIFYEELASFSYLMGLKTSFHFYKNNNLKLHRTKLSNKDYYFTQHLPTAVVRLQDYQEWNERMIEIKELGNYSLFIAGLGWISFKGQSGQKIMVGTHQNIKITLRKQFI is encoded by the coding sequence ATGATATCTTATAAGAAGTGCCCTGGTTGTGGGGTTATTTTACAAACTACAACCCCAAACAATCTTGGATATGTGGAAACATTAACGCAAGATTATTGTTATCGTTGTTTTCGGTTAACTCATTATAATGAACTAGTTACTTATAATATAACAGCAATTGATTTTCTTGCAAAGTTACGGCAAGATTATCATTTGAATTGACATTATTTTTATGTTTTAGATGTTTATGATTTGGATGGAACACGGAATTTGGAATTAGAACAACTATTACAAAATAATAAAGTAACTTTAATTATTAATAAAATTGATTTAGTAAATAAATTAATTAATGCTAATAAAATTATTACTTATATTAGTGAACTTTTTCGAAATTCAGTGCTTTTTTCAAAAATAGAAGATATTATTTTAGTGAGTGGTTTAAAAAATTATGGTTTAGATGAATTATGACGATATATTAAGCGCCAAGATAATGATCTTGTTTTTGTTGGTAGTTCTAATACAGGAAAAAGTACATTATTAAATAGTTTAATTAAGTTAATTAACAAAAAACAAAAAATTACTGTTTCGAATAACCTTGCAACAACATTAGATAAAATTGTTGTTAATTTGGGAACGAGACAGAAAGTTTATGATACTCCTGGTATTATTAATAAGCATAGTCTGCTTCCATATCTTGCCGAAAATAATAAAAATATGCTTACTAAACAATTATTAAAACCAATTACATTTCAATTGTCTGCAGAGCAAACAATTTTTTATGAAGAATTAGCTAGTTTTTCATATCTGATGGGTTTAAAAACAAGTTTTCATTTTTATAAAAATAACAATTTGAAATTACACCGTACCAAATTAAGTAATAAAGATTATTATTTTACCCAGCATCTACCAACTGCTGTTGTTAGATTACAAGATTATCAAGAATGAAATGAACGAATGATCGAAATTAAGGAACTAGGTAATTATTCGCTCTTTATTGCTGGCTTAGGATGAATTAGTTTTAAAGGGCAAAGTGGTCAAAAAATAATGGTTGGAACCCATCAAAACATTAAAATTACACTACGAAAACAGTTTATTTAG
- a CDS encoding DUF3688 family protein, whose translation MLNNGVKIKDIWYIVNSLYYWNGVGEPETPTINENTGEITDWKEQKRN comes from the coding sequence GTGTTAAATAATGGAGTTAAAATTAAAGACATTTGATATATAGTAAATAGTTTATATTATTGAAATGGGGTTGGTGAACCTGAAACACCAACAATCAACGAAAACACCGGTGAAATTACTGACTGAAAAGAACAAAAAAGAAACTAA
- a CDS encoding phosphatase PAP2 family protein yields the protein MNKDSKNKFVFKILKIIALTVVITLFIVGSIWDRQIAKEIGDLNDNGVVSWLSLFWDKLAYTMTVPFMFAGIGILLESLNIKYKSKFKFLGIIIIIVYALFIILFTLIISWIIYQQLTFSAFGGKGRDYWFGLDRTSTIVAMTIQISIEVILMGGIAWFLRVKFSKRDDLLTNNYWIDALKIFVVFALFGITFDPLLKIFFGRPYWVHVDYQYVIDHLPDSWTKKPTNVINAEYLDWWQIQGFKAEYWAFLLRKVGEGTHHWSNKAFPSGHMNSSSMPVYGFLLYFMNEKRKQKITCWKWFIFGFFIANIAMMAFMQILSRTHYLTDLMFSLIILLIFFQLVAYATDHVIYKVLSLIWNKQNKRYSMVKLNNGQKTILLLDIDGVLWIVAKVITAKINKSKKYKYWHRDNIIYKK from the coding sequence ATGAACAAAGATAGTAAGAACAAATTTGTTTTTAAAATATTAAAAATTATTGCCTTAACTGTTGTTATAACACTTTTTATTGTAGGAAGTATTTGAGACCGCCAAATTGCAAAAGAAATTGGTGATTTAAATGATAATGGTGTTGTCAGTTGATTAAGTTTATTTTGAGATAAACTAGCTTATACAATGACCGTTCCATTTATGTTTGCAGGAATAGGGATTTTATTAGAAAGTTTAAATATAAAATATAAATCAAAATTTAAATTCTTAGGAATTATCATTATTATTGTTTATGCTTTATTTATAATTTTATTTACCTTAATTATTAGTTGAATTATTTATCAGCAATTAACATTTTCTGCTTTTGGTGGTAAAGGAAGAGATTATTGATTTGGTCTTGATAGAACAAGCACAATCGTTGCAATGACAATTCAAATTAGTATTGAAGTTATATTAATGGGAGGGATTGCTTGATTTTTAAGAGTTAAATTTTCAAAACGAGATGATTTATTAACTAATAATTATTGAATTGATGCCTTAAAAATATTTGTAGTGTTTGCGCTTTTTGGTATTACTTTTGATCCACTTTTAAAAATTTTCTTTGGACGACCATATTGAGTCCATGTTGATTATCAATATGTTATTGACCATTTACCAGATAGTTGAACAAAAAAACCAACTAATGTTATTAATGCTGAATATTTAGATTGGTGACAAATTCAAGGTTTTAAAGCTGAATACTGAGCTTTCTTATTAAGAAAAGTAGGGGAAGGAACGCATCACTGAAGTAATAAGGCATTTCCATCTGGTCACATGAATTCATCATCAATGCCTGTTTATGGTTTTTTGTTATATTTCATGAATGAAAAACGTAAACAAAAGATTACTTGCTGAAAATGATTCATATTTGGATTTTTTATTGCAAATATTGCAATGATGGCATTTATGCAAATTCTTTCAAGAACACATTACTTAACTGATTTAATGTTTAGTTTAATAATTTTATTAATATTCTTTCAATTAGTTGCTTATGCAACTGACCATGTCATTTATAAAGTTTTATCATTAATTTGAAACAAACAAAACAAACGCTATTCGATGGTTAAATTGAATAATGGTCAGAAAACAATTTTATTGCTTGATATTGATGGTGTTTTATGAATTGTAGCAAAAGTAATAACTGCAAAAATTAATAAATCTAAAAAATATAAATATTGACATCGTGACAATATTATTTACAAAAAATAA
- a CDS encoding lipoprotein codes for MKKLLSIIVVIGLTATSTTSLIACKTLKSNNNSKNEGNKAETTLKPQQPPENSNWKTINSTFNHEFKTRNNKFYIISAKKTTRR; via the coding sequence ATGAAAAAATTACTTAGCATAATAGTAGTAATCGGATTAACCGCAACAAGCACAACAAGTTTAATTGCTTGTAAAACACTTAAATCAAATAATAATAGTAAAAACGAGGGCAATAAAGCAGAAACTACACTAAAACCACAACAACCACCAGAAAATAGTAATTGAAAAACTATAAATAGCACATTTAATCATGAATTTAAAACACGTAATAATAAATTTTATATAATATCAGCAAAAAAAACAACGAGAAGATAA